One genomic segment of Occultella kanbiaonis includes these proteins:
- a CDS encoding aminoglycoside phosphotransferase family protein, with product MTAPADRDGRVWVAALAGPDVLTSLAPDGATTLPSVAGRWVSSTELRAATGVPAALPIAPARLVGERAVVHVLDVTEPIAWPAEYRVAFSEIDRLALPANVRAAVELAVAERRGAVPTPALRPDWYRAGWLDEATAWVDEQVTALGLRREGPGEPIKVWCLSAVIRFDCRADGGASRPLYLKAACDWFRTEPPMTVAIGALAPELAPTVRAAEPARGWLLLERLPGTRAGAPAEAGPEDVALPTARAMAEVQRRSLKHVDALRRAGCPDRGTEPTLAAFADVLAASIELPLLSADERARLLRLGRPVEAHLRDLADCGIPNTLTHGDLHVGNVAVDADRLVIYDWTDAAIAHPFLDAALLARSHRQEDPAAGDAVLAEFAAPWRAHSPGVDVDRALALAPVANLVHQCISYEGIARSLEPDARWELAGVVAANLRRLLEQFG from the coding sequence GTGACGGCGCCGGCGGATCGGGACGGTCGCGTCTGGGTCGCCGCACTGGCCGGCCCGGATGTGCTGACCAGCCTTGCGCCGGACGGTGCCACGACCCTGCCGAGTGTCGCGGGCCGGTGGGTCTCCTCGACGGAGCTGCGGGCGGCGACCGGTGTCCCGGCGGCGCTACCGATCGCCCCGGCCCGGCTCGTCGGCGAGCGCGCCGTGGTGCACGTGCTCGACGTCACCGAGCCGATCGCCTGGCCCGCCGAGTACCGCGTCGCGTTCTCCGAGATCGATCGGCTCGCACTGCCTGCCAACGTGCGTGCCGCCGTCGAGCTCGCGGTCGCGGAACGGCGCGGAGCCGTTCCGACCCCGGCTCTGCGCCCCGACTGGTACCGGGCCGGCTGGCTCGACGAAGCCACGGCGTGGGTCGACGAGCAGGTCACCGCGCTCGGGCTGCGCCGCGAAGGACCGGGCGAGCCGATCAAGGTCTGGTGCCTGTCCGCCGTCATCCGGTTCGACTGCCGGGCCGACGGCGGTGCGAGCCGGCCGCTGTATCTCAAGGCCGCATGTGACTGGTTCCGGACAGAGCCGCCGATGACGGTCGCGATCGGCGCATTGGCACCCGAGCTCGCGCCAACGGTGCGGGCGGCTGAGCCGGCCCGCGGCTGGCTCCTTCTTGAACGCCTTCCCGGAACCCGCGCCGGTGCGCCCGCAGAAGCCGGTCCCGAGGACGTGGCGCTGCCGACGGCGAGGGCGATGGCCGAGGTGCAGCGTCGCTCGCTCAAGCACGTGGACGCGCTGAGGCGCGCGGGCTGTCCCGATCGCGGCACCGAGCCGACCCTGGCGGCATTCGCCGACGTCCTGGCGGCGAGCATCGAGCTGCCGCTGCTGAGCGCGGACGAACGCGCGCGCCTACTCCGGCTCGGCCGGCCCGTCGAAGCGCACCTGCGGGACCTGGCCGACTGCGGCATCCCGAACACGCTCACCCATGGCGACCTGCATGTTGGCAATGTCGCGGTGGATGCAGACCGCCTGGTCATCTACGACTGGACCGACGCTGCGATCGCGCACCCGTTCCTCGATGCCGCACTCCTCGCGCGCAGCCACCGGCAGGAGGACCCGGCGGCCGGCGACGCCGTGCTCGCGGAGTTCGCCGCGCCCTGGCGTGCCCACTCGCCCGGCGTGGATGTGGACCGCGCGCTGGCGCTCGCGCCGGTCGCGAACCTCGTCCACCAGTGCATCTCATACGAAGGGATCGCCCGGTCCCTGGAACCCGACGCTCGCTGGGAGTTGGCCGGGGTGGTCGCTGCGAACCTGCGCCGACTGCTCGAACAGTTCGGGTAG
- the leuS gene encoding leucine--tRNA ligase, whose product MSEPHAAVTDTAGTDVAVPAHRYTADLAAHIELSWQERWAAEGTFHAPNPTGDLAGGGEVPAEKFYVLDMFPYPSGKGLHVGHPLGYIATDVVGRFKRMTGANVLHALSYDAFGLPAEQFAVQTGQHPRITTDENIDTMRRQLLRMGLAHDERRSFATTDAGYVRWTQWIFLQIFNSWYDHDAPRPGGGVGAARPIAELEAAFAAGERAVPDGQDWADLSAAEREDVLGTFRLAYVADVPVNWCPGLGTVLANEEVTAEGRSERGNFPVFKRNLRQWMMRITAYGDRLVDDLDRLDWPEKVKTMQRNWIGRSEGARVTFAVAGGDGGPSAGADGASSVGADGAAAEIEVFTTRPDTLFGATFMVLAPEHPLLDAGVPAEWPEGTHSAWTGGHTAPADAVAAYRAAAAAKTDIERQAEGREKSGVFTGLYAINPVNAARLPVFIADYVLIGYGTGAIMAVPGGDARDHDFATTYQLPIVHTVAPPSGFEGGAYGGDGAIINSANDEVSLNGLDVAQAKRTITAWLERRGLGAATVTYRLRDWLFSRQRYWGEPFPVVYDSDGRVIALPDELLPVELPEVPDFSPRTYADDDAESSPEPPLARGEQWVNVELDLGDGPKVYRRDTNTMPNWAGSCWYELRYLDPTNTSAAVDPEIEKYWMGPRTGPDGKPTTGGADLYVGGVEHAVLHLLYARFWHKVLFDLGHISSVEPFHKLFNQGYIQAYAYSDARGVHVPAEEVTEEVGSDGDPIWTWNGQVVNREYGKMGKSLKNMVTPDEMYAAYGADTFRVYEMSMGPLDLSRPWDTRAVVGAQRFLQRLWRNAVDEETGELTVTDAPADDETRRVVARTIADVRTEMSAMRPNTAIAKLIVLNNHLTSQAHVAREAIEPLVLMTAPVAPHIAEELWQRLGHTESLTYHAFPEADEALLVAETVTCVVQVQGKVRDRLEVAPSIGEDELQELALAAPAVQRALDGRGIRKVIVRAPKLVNIVPA is encoded by the coding sequence ATGTCTGAGCCTCACGCCGCCGTCACCGATACGGCCGGCACCGACGTCGCCGTCCCGGCCCACCGCTACACCGCGGACCTGGCGGCTCACATAGAACTGTCCTGGCAGGAGCGGTGGGCCGCCGAGGGCACGTTCCACGCGCCGAACCCGACCGGTGACCTGGCCGGCGGCGGTGAGGTCCCGGCCGAGAAGTTCTACGTGCTGGACATGTTCCCCTACCCCTCGGGCAAGGGCCTGCACGTGGGACATCCGCTGGGTTACATCGCCACGGACGTGGTCGGCCGGTTCAAGCGGATGACCGGGGCGAACGTGCTGCACGCGCTGTCCTACGACGCGTTCGGGCTGCCGGCCGAGCAGTTCGCCGTGCAGACCGGCCAGCACCCGCGCATCACCACCGACGAGAACATCGACACGATGCGCCGCCAGCTGCTGCGGATGGGCCTGGCGCACGACGAGCGCCGCTCGTTCGCCACCACCGACGCCGGCTACGTGCGCTGGACGCAGTGGATCTTCCTGCAGATCTTCAACTCCTGGTACGACCACGACGCGCCACGGCCCGGCGGCGGCGTGGGTGCCGCGCGCCCGATCGCCGAGCTGGAGGCCGCCTTCGCGGCGGGGGAGCGGGCCGTTCCGGACGGGCAGGACTGGGCGGACCTGAGCGCGGCCGAGCGTGAGGACGTGCTGGGCACCTTCCGCCTCGCCTACGTGGCGGACGTGCCGGTGAACTGGTGCCCCGGTCTGGGTACGGTGCTGGCCAACGAGGAGGTCACCGCGGAGGGCCGCTCCGAGCGCGGCAACTTCCCGGTCTTCAAGCGCAACCTGCGCCAGTGGATGATGCGGATCACCGCCTACGGCGACCGGCTGGTGGACGACCTGGACCGGCTGGACTGGCCGGAGAAGGTCAAGACCATGCAGCGGAACTGGATCGGGCGCTCCGAGGGCGCCCGGGTCACCTTCGCGGTCGCGGGGGGCGACGGCGGCCCTTCCGCGGGTGCCGACGGCGCCAGTTCCGTGGGTGCCGATGGCGCCGCTGCCGAGATCGAGGTGTTCACGACCCGCCCGGACACCCTGTTCGGTGCGACGTTCATGGTGCTGGCCCCCGAGCACCCGCTGCTGGACGCGGGCGTGCCCGCCGAGTGGCCCGAGGGGACCCACTCCGCGTGGACCGGCGGGCACACGGCCCCCGCCGACGCCGTCGCCGCCTATCGCGCCGCGGCCGCGGCGAAGACGGACATCGAGCGCCAGGCCGAGGGCCGCGAGAAGTCCGGCGTGTTCACCGGCCTGTACGCGATCAACCCCGTCAACGCCGCCCGGCTGCCCGTGTTCATCGCGGACTACGTGCTGATCGGCTACGGCACCGGCGCGATCATGGCCGTGCCCGGCGGGGACGCGCGTGACCACGACTTCGCCACCACCTACCAGCTGCCGATCGTGCACACGGTAGCGCCGCCGTCGGGCTTCGAGGGCGGTGCCTACGGGGGCGACGGTGCCATCATCAACTCGGCGAACGACGAGGTCAGCCTGAACGGGCTGGACGTGGCGCAGGCCAAGCGAACGATCACCGCCTGGCTGGAGCGCAGGGGGCTGGGCGCCGCGACGGTCACCTACCGGCTGCGGGACTGGCTGTTCTCCCGGCAGCGGTACTGGGGCGAGCCGTTCCCGGTGGTCTACGACTCCGACGGCCGCGTGATCGCGCTGCCGGACGAGCTGCTGCCCGTCGAGCTGCCCGAGGTCCCGGACTTCTCGCCGCGCACGTACGCCGACGACGACGCCGAGTCCTCCCCGGAGCCCCCGCTGGCCCGGGGTGAGCAGTGGGTGAACGTCGAGCTGGACCTGGGCGACGGGCCGAAGGTCTACCGCCGGGACACGAACACGATGCCCAACTGGGCAGGCTCGTGCTGGTACGAGCTGCGCTACCTGGACCCGACGAACACGTCCGCGGCCGTGGACCCCGAGATCGAGAAGTACTGGATGGGGCCGCGCACCGGCCCGGACGGCAAGCCCACCACGGGGGGCGCCGACCTGTACGTCGGCGGCGTCGAGCACGCCGTGCTGCACCTGCTGTACGCACGGTTCTGGCACAAGGTGCTGTTCGACCTGGGCCACATCTCGAGCGTCGAGCCGTTCCACAAGCTGTTCAACCAGGGCTACATCCAGGCGTACGCCTACTCCGACGCCCGCGGCGTGCACGTGCCCGCCGAGGAGGTCACCGAGGAGGTCGGCTCCGACGGCGACCCGATCTGGACCTGGAACGGCCAGGTGGTCAACCGTGAGTACGGCAAGATGGGCAAGTCCCTGAAGAACATGGTCACCCCGGACGAGATGTACGCCGCCTACGGCGCGGACACGTTCCGGGTGTACGAGATGAGCATGGGGCCGCTGGACCTGTCCCGGCCGTGGGACACCCGCGCGGTCGTCGGGGCGCAACGGTTCCTGCAGCGGTTGTGGCGCAACGCGGTCGATGAGGAGACCGGAGAGCTGACCGTCACCGACGCCCCGGCCGACGACGAGACCCGCCGCGTGGTGGCCAGGACGATCGCGGACGTGCGCACCGAGATGTCCGCGATGCGCCCGAACACGGCCATCGCGAAGCTGATCGTGCTGAACAACCACCTGACCTCGCAGGCGCACGTCGCCCGCGAGGCCATCGAGCCGCTGGTGCTGATGACCGCACCCGTGGCCCCGCACATCGCCGAGGAGCTGTGGCAGCGGCTGGGCCACACCGAGTCGCTGACCTACCACGCGTTCCCGGAGGCCGACGAGGCGCTGCTGGTCGCCGAGACCGTGACCTGCGTGGTGCAGGTGCAGGGCAAGGTGCGGGACCGGCTGGAGGTAGCGCCGTCGATCGGCGAGGACGAGCTGCAGGAGCTGGCGCTGGCCGCCCCAGCCGTGCAGCGCGCGCTGGACGGCCGCGGTATCCGCAAGGTGATCGTGCGGGCACCGAAGCTGGTCAACATCGTTCCTGCCTGA
- a CDS encoding LacI family DNA-binding transcriptional regulator: MVQDRRSPQPRLTDVAEIAGVSMKTVSNVINGYAHVSESTRTRVLAAIEEVGYRPNLSARNLARGRSGVIALVVPRLEMPYFAALAGRVVERAEARGWFVLIHESGGDLAAEREALEGRFPQRIDGLIVSVQHLAPADLAARTDRTPLVLLGEQTFGSVAHHVAIDNTEAARAAVGHLLELGRRRIALVGATPGPRQQGYVEALESAGLPVLPELMVPITANSGEEGERATRALLELGAATPDGIFAVTDWVALGAMRALHLRGLHVPDDVAVVGFDDIPYARAVTPSLTTVSPDRSALAEAALRMLEAQIAANGGPVPPVDEQVPFSLVVRESTAGIHP, translated from the coding sequence GTGGTCCAGGACCGGAGGTCTCCGCAGCCTCGCCTCACCGACGTCGCCGAGATCGCCGGGGTGTCGATGAAGACGGTCTCCAACGTGATCAACGGCTACGCGCACGTGAGCGAGAGCACCCGCACGCGGGTGCTCGCGGCCATCGAGGAGGTCGGCTACCGGCCGAACCTGTCCGCCCGCAACCTGGCCCGCGGACGCTCCGGCGTGATCGCGCTCGTGGTGCCCCGCCTGGAGATGCCGTACTTCGCGGCGCTCGCCGGCCGGGTGGTCGAGCGGGCCGAGGCCCGTGGCTGGTTCGTGCTCATCCACGAGAGTGGCGGTGACCTCGCGGCCGAGCGGGAGGCGCTCGAGGGCCGCTTCCCCCAGCGGATCGACGGACTCATCGTGAGTGTGCAGCACCTCGCGCCCGCGGACCTGGCCGCACGCACCGACCGGACCCCGCTGGTGCTGCTCGGCGAGCAGACGTTCGGCAGCGTGGCCCACCACGTGGCCATCGACAACACCGAGGCCGCACGCGCCGCCGTCGGGCACCTCCTGGAGCTCGGCCGGCGACGGATCGCGCTGGTGGGGGCGACGCCCGGGCCGCGCCAGCAGGGCTACGTCGAGGCGTTGGAGTCGGCGGGCCTGCCGGTGCTGCCCGAGCTGATGGTGCCGATCACGGCCAACTCGGGGGAGGAGGGCGAGCGTGCGACCCGGGCCCTGCTCGAGCTCGGCGCCGCCACCCCCGATGGGATCTTCGCCGTCACCGACTGGGTGGCGCTCGGCGCGATGCGCGCGCTGCACCTGCGCGGCCTGCACGTACCGGACGACGTCGCGGTGGTCGGGTTCGACGACATCCCGTATGCGCGGGCGGTCACGCCCTCGCTGACCACGGTCTCCCCGGACCGCTCGGCCCTGGCCGAGGCGGCGCTGCGGATGCTCGAGGCGCAGATCGCGGCGAACGGCGGCCCGGTGCCGCCTGTCGACGAACAGGTCCCGTTCAGTCTCGTGGTCCGAGAGAGCACCGCGGGCATCCATCCCTGA
- a CDS encoding ABC transporter substrate-binding protein has protein sequence MSPIDRRTFLGAGGAALIAGALASCRSGGGAGGGADGSGSADSLRVAWYGGQPAHEGIEGALAAFGEDHPDSSITTEKAPFGDYWDRLATQVAGGDGPDVLRMSMTFLAEYADRGALLDLSDHVGDVIDTAALDEDVATSGSLNDGLYGIGQSSITHATFRNTGLAQEHGVALPEQWSWSDFTEFCSSFADAAGPGKYGSTDAGGDFQMFEVWARQHGTDLFDEQGLAVGADVVEEWLVMWQTLREAGAVPPPDVTAESDSFETSQLSQLNAAVTFGWVQQVTFLQPLVPEYPLAVGPVPGLTAGSLDGQFVKALDFWCVMNTSANADAAAELIDFLLNDERAITSIGLTLGVPPSASSRELLALDPQTPEGRAVAFVDQIADQVGPSPDAWPTGYGELQGSVFPRLNEDVGFGAATPAAAAAQFVEEAARVLG, from the coding sequence GTGTCACCCATCGATCGACGGACGTTCCTCGGTGCCGGCGGCGCCGCCCTCATCGCGGGTGCCCTCGCGAGCTGCCGTTCCGGAGGTGGCGCAGGTGGCGGCGCCGACGGTTCCGGCTCGGCGGACTCCCTGCGGGTTGCCTGGTACGGCGGTCAGCCCGCCCACGAGGGCATCGAGGGCGCCCTTGCCGCCTTCGGCGAGGACCACCCGGACTCCTCGATCACCACCGAGAAGGCCCCGTTCGGCGATTACTGGGACCGGCTGGCCACCCAGGTGGCCGGCGGTGACGGGCCCGACGTGCTGCGGATGTCCATGACGTTCCTCGCGGAGTACGCCGACCGCGGGGCGCTCCTGGACCTCAGCGACCACGTGGGCGACGTCATCGACACCGCAGCGCTGGACGAGGACGTCGCGACCAGCGGCTCCCTGAACGACGGCCTCTACGGGATAGGTCAGTCCTCGATCACGCACGCCACGTTCCGGAACACCGGTCTGGCTCAGGAGCACGGCGTGGCGCTGCCCGAGCAGTGGAGCTGGAGCGACTTCACCGAGTTCTGCTCCTCCTTCGCTGACGCCGCGGGACCGGGGAAGTACGGATCGACGGACGCCGGTGGCGACTTCCAGATGTTCGAGGTCTGGGCGCGCCAGCACGGCACGGACCTGTTCGACGAGCAGGGCCTGGCCGTCGGCGCCGACGTCGTCGAGGAGTGGCTGGTGATGTGGCAGACGCTGCGGGAGGCCGGGGCGGTGCCGCCGCCGGACGTCACGGCCGAGAGCGACTCGTTCGAGACGTCGCAGCTCTCACAGCTCAACGCCGCGGTCACCTTCGGGTGGGTGCAGCAGGTCACGTTCCTCCAGCCGTTGGTTCCCGAGTATCCGCTCGCGGTCGGCCCGGTGCCCGGCCTGACGGCCGGGTCCCTGGACGGGCAGTTCGTCAAGGCCCTCGACTTCTGGTGTGTCATGAACACGTCGGCGAACGCCGACGCCGCCGCGGAGCTGATCGACTTCCTCCTCAACGACGAGCGCGCGATCACGTCCATCGGGCTGACCCTCGGCGTGCCACCCTCGGCGAGCTCGCGGGAGCTGCTCGCCCTGGACCCGCAGACCCCGGAGGGACGTGCCGTGGCCTTCGTGGACCAGATCGCCGACCAGGTCGGACCGTCGCCGGACGCCTGGCCCACCGGCTACGGCGAGTTGCAGGGCAGCGTGTTCCCGCGGCTGAACGAGGACGTGGGTTTCGGGGCGGCCACGCCCGCCGCGGCAGCCGCGCAGTTCGTCGAGGAGGCCGCACGCGTGCTCGGGTAG